One part of the Lotus japonicus ecotype B-129 chromosome 2, LjGifu_v1.2 genome encodes these proteins:
- the LOC130736325 gene encoding uncharacterized protein LOC130736325 has product MAATPSCSRCSASDEDAIHCLRDCPHSREIWMRAGALSWPGFLQHGCGSWVKRQIQGRHGTQFVACLWGCWKWRNNMIFEEASWSSGEAWRRVCQDHDEIKKGMNDDDGNWMLRKWLSPPEGSISLCVDGSFNHAGRFMGSGGLVRDHQGQWVCGFHNYLAGGSVLLSEARALKLGLQLVWDRGFREVYCSVDCHELIRMLEDEDNHRFFPILSDIRELISRQWKVSISDISRNCNQPADWLARRGAFTSSMALCILDTAPSDLEILVLRDRLALP; this is encoded by the coding sequence ATGGCAGCGACCCCTAGCTGTTCTCGTTGCTCTGCATCAGATGAAGACGCAATCCACTGCCTGAGGGACTGCCCTCATTCAAGAGAGATTTGGATGCGCGCTGGAGCCTTGTCTTGGCCAGGATTTCTGCAGCATGGATGTGGGTCTTGGGTTAAGCGTCAAATACAAGGAAGGCATGGAACTCAGTTTGTGGCTTGTCTGTGGGGTTGTTGGAAGTGGCGGAACAATATGATTTTTGAAGAGGCTTCGTGGTCCAGCGGCGAGGCTTGGCGTCGGGTGTGCCAGGATCACGATGAAAtcaagaaggggatgaatgatgatgatggaaaTTGGATGCTGAGAAAGTGGCTGTCACCACCGGAAGGATCGATTAGCCTCTGTGTCGACGGAAGCTTTAATCACGCTGGCAGGTTTATGGGTTCTGGTGGACTAGTTCGTGATCATCAAGGGCAGTGGGTCTGCGGTTTCCACAATTATCTTGCAGGTGGCAGTGTTCTGCTATCGGAAGCAAGGGCGTTGAAACTTGGCTTGCAGCTAGTGTGGGATCGCGGATTCAGGGAGGTATATTGCAGTGTGGATTGCCACGAATTGATTCGGATGCTGGAGGATGAAGACAACCACAGATTCTTCCCCATTCTTAGCGACATCCGAGAGCTTATCAGTAGACAGTGGAAGGTATCTATTTCTGATATTAGTCGGAACTGCAATCAACCGGCGGATTGGCTAGCCAGGAGAGGGGCATTCACTTCATCCATGGCGCTGTGTATCCTAGATACCGCGCCGTCGGACTTAGAGATCCTTGTCTTGAGGGATCGTTTGGCTCTTCCTTAG